In Thunnus albacares chromosome 10, fThuAlb1.1, whole genome shotgun sequence, a single window of DNA contains:
- the zgc:110843 gene encoding CDGSH iron-sulfur domain-containing protein 1, with product MTAPSLPAIPALPTPGIRLSKEHLVVAVPVAVVAAVGGFLVSHYLSGRGCKKAQVNTSVSKDSPKVVHSFDMEDIGTKAVYCRCWKSKKFPYCDGAHTKHNEETGDNVGPLIIKKRDA from the exons ATGACAGCCCCGAGTTTACCTGCTATACCCGCATTACCCACCCCGGGAATCAGGTTGTCAAAAG agCATTTGGTGGTTGCAGTGCCAGTGGCAGTGGTTGCAGCTGTAGGAGGTTTTCTAGTCAGCCATTACCTGAGTGGGAGAGGCTGCAAGAAGGCCCAGGTGAACACATCCGTCAGCAAAGACAGTCCCAAAGTGGTGCACAGCTTTGACATGGAGGACATCGGCACCAAAGCTGTGTACTGCCGCTGCTGGAAGTCAAAGAAG TTCCCTTACTGCGACGGTGCCCACACCAAACACAACGAGGAAACCGGGGACAATGTCGGACCGCTCATCATCAAAAAGAGGGACGCTTAa
- the cxxc5b gene encoding CXXC-type zinc finger protein 5, protein MSTAVDIAGPSSPDQAHSSAKIPNEPLRPSLKRSNHPYSLSHYISTPSPAVDVKSLIQPSPTQQRAAQPGHTKPRRAPSWPDMWESPSGLHLAHAAELLMRAGLLALTPATTEQAGLGAQSSPPAKREAAEAKGGKGDGEGSGSGPEEEEEDSPGCGTDFQPFLGAWFPFSPALFPLAGFQMGGGHWRSAAMGAEGIEGLVAEGYSPGSLGGGSGGRRKRKRCGECVPCRRQTNCEQCSSCRNRKRGHQICKYRKCEELKRKPGGPGFESRVSAFDLRGSDFTLGLAQERSNGALDG, encoded by the coding sequence ATGTCCACCGCCGTAGACATCGCTGGCCCTTCCTCCCCAGATCAAGCCCACAGCAGCGCTAAAATCCCCAACGAGCCACTGAGACCCAGCCTTAAGCGCTCCAACCACCCCTACAGCCTCTCCCATTACATCTCCACCCCTTCCCCAGCCGTGGACGTCAAAAGCCTGATCCAGCCCTCCCCGACCCAGCAGCGGGCAGCCCAGCCCGGGCACACTAAGCCTCGCCGGGCCCCCTCCTGGCCTGACATGTGGGAGTCGCCCAGCGGGCTCCACCTGGCCCATGCCGCAGAGCTGCTGATGCGCGCCGGGCTGCTGGCTCTGACCCCCGCCACCACAGAGCAGGCCGGCCTAGGTGCGCAGAGCAGCCCACCAGCTAAAAGGGAGGCTGCAGAAGCGAAGGGGGGGAAGGGAGATGGGGAAGGAAGCGGATCCGggcctgaggaggaggaagaggactcCCCTGGATGCGGGACTGACTTCCAACCCTTCTTGGGCGCCTGGTTCCCCTTCAGCCCTGCTCTGTTCCCCCTGGCAGGTTTCCAGATGGGGGGAGGCCATTGGAGGAGCGCAGCCATGGGAGCTGAGGGCATAGAGGGGCTGGTGGCCGAGGGCTACTCTCCTGGTTCTCTAGGCGGGGGCAgcggagggaggaggaagaggaagaggtgcGGCGAGTGCGTACCGTGTCGGCGTCAGACGAACTGCGAACAGTGCAGCAGCTGCCGCAATCGCAAGAGGGGACACCAGATCTGTAAATACAGGAAGTGCGAGGAGCTGAAGAGGAAGCCAGGAGGTCCTGGGTTTGAGAGCAGAGTGTCTGCGTTTGATCTAAGGGGGTCCGACTTTACTTTGGGTCTGGCACAGGAGAGAAGCAACGGAGCCTTGGATGGATAG